A genome region from Euphorbia lathyris chromosome 4, ddEupLath1.1, whole genome shotgun sequence includes the following:
- the LOC136225574 gene encoding organelle RRM domain-containing protein 1, chloroplastic, which produces METLFPSYSSTTTTFISNKFSIHSSISTIKIHNSFGNKKNKQLFLFSAQSAVFSCISLSSSRINATDTLPFTSTSFSSNEAGNRHWMVLMENPPPGLNSKPEIVDFYVDTLERVLGSKKDAQMSIYDASCDTHFGFCCEIDEETSRKLISLPGVLSVRPDPHHNSEEKDYSSSVNLGNQSYPQTGNTLLFHMGNTKHWLVQMDKPGVGVVTKAQMVDYYAGILSKVLGNEKDAQMCIYHVSWQSNFGFCCELDEECARELAGVPGVLSVQLDKNFESENKAYGGNNIANSADRSYSSEVGQVTPIKTKKLFVTGLSFYTSEKTLRAAFEGFGELVEVKIIMDKISKRSKGYAFIEYTTEEAASAALKEMNQKIINGWMIVVDVAKTSPPKYSRGGMPPRREI; this is translated from the exons ATGGAGACACTCTTTCCCTCATATTCCAGCACCACCACCACCTTCATTTCTAACAAGTTCTCAATTCATTCTTCCATTTCCACCATTAAAATCCACAATTCTTTTGgcaacaagaaaaacaaacaactcTTTTTATTCTCTGCTCAATCCGCGGTATTTTCTTGCATTTCTTTATCAAGCAGCAGAATAAATGCAACAGATACTTTACCTTTCACTTCAACTTCTTTCTCTTCCAATGAAGCTGGCAACCGCCATTGGATGGTTCTCATGGAGAATCCTCCACCAGGTCTCAATTCTAAGCCGGAAATCGTCGACTTCTATGTCGACACTCTAGAGAGAGTTCTGGGCAG TAAAAAGGATGCTCAAATGTCTATATATGATGCTTCTTGTGACACCCATTTCGGTTTCTGCTGCGAAATTGATGAAGAAACCTCCCGCAAACTTATCA GTTTGCCAGGGGTTTTATCAGTCAGGCCTGACCCACATCATAATTCTGAGGAAAAGGATTATAGTTCAAGTGTTAATTTGGGAAATCAATCATACCCACAAACTGGGAATACATTGTTGTTTCATATGGGGAATACCAAACACTGGCTAGTTCAAATGGATAAGCCAGGAGTTGGAGTTGTTACCAAGGCGCAAATGGTTGATTACTATGCTGGAATACTAAGTAAGGTTTTGGGGAA TGAGAAGGATGCACAAATGTGTATATATCATGTTTCTTGGCAATCCAATTTTGGGTTCTGTTGTGAACTTGATGAAGAATGTGCACGAGAATTAGCTg GTGTTCCTGGAGTTTTATCTGTTCAGCTGGATAAGAATTTTGAGTCAGAAAATAAAGCTTATGGAG GTAACAACATTGCGAATTCTGCTGACCGGTCATATTCATCAGAAGTAGGCCAAGTAACTCCTATTAAAACAAAGAAGCTGTTTGTAACTG GTCTGTCATTCTATACATCTGAAAAGACTTTACGTGCAGCATTTGAGGGATTTGGTGAACTTGTTGAAG TTAAAATAATAATGGACAAAATCTCTAAAAGGTCAAAGGGATATGCATTTATAGAATACACAACAGAGGAGGCTGCAAGTGCAGCGCTTAAAGAGATGAATCAAAAG ATTATCAATGGATGGATGATAGTGGTTGATGTTGCCAAGACCAGCCCTCCAAAATACAGCAGGGGTGGGATGCCCCCTAGGCGAGAGATTTGA
- the LOC136227174 gene encoding GDSL esterase/lipase At5g03610-like gives MNRKRSFLVYYLSSIFINGHALNLFVFGDSYADTGNSPNSSISWKHPYGITFPGTPAGRFSDGRVLTDYIASYLGIESPIPFERRNIGKKSDLKFGMNFAYGGTGVFDTLNNAPNMATQISYFQHLLLEDQVYTKHDLKSSIALISLAGNDYNTYLYKYGNHIQDMGNLTVLIMKEVSKNLKRIHELGVQKIAITSLQPIGCLPAIAIASLQNCSQDWNDASKFHNQMLKQLLQNLNSESKGNVFHLLDTFAAFMSVFNKPNNTGQLTLFPCCRGISSNYSCGDIDKSGANKYIICENPELSIFWDRIHPSQNGWRQLYLALLSSLHQIFP, from the exons ATGAATAGAAAAAGGAGCTTTCTAGTCTACTACTTATCCTCTATATTTATTAATGGGCATGCACTCAACCTTTTTGTTTTTGGAGATTCCTATGCTGATACTGGCAATTCCCCTAACTCTTCTATTTCATGGAAACACCCTTATGGCATTACTTTTCCTGGTACACCTGCCGGTCGCTTTTCCGATGGTCGTGTTTTGACTGATTATATAG CTTCATATTTGGGGATAGAATCGCCAATACCATTTGAAAGGAGAAACATTGGTAAAAAATCCGATCTAAAATTTGGAATGAATTTTGCGTACGGGGGCACAGGCGTGTTTGACACTTTAAATAATGCACCAAATATGGCCACCCAAATCAGCTATTTTCAACATCTACTACTTGAAGATCAAGTTTATACCAAACACGACCTTAAGTCTTCCATAGCCCTTATATCACTAGCAGGCAATGACTACAACACTTATCTATATAAATATGGCAATCACATccag GATATGGGAAATTTGACGGTGTTAATAATGAAGGAAGTATCAAAGAATCTAAAGAGAATCCATGAATTAGGAGTGCAAAAAATAGCAATTACATCGTTGCAGCCAATAGGGTGTTTGCCTGCAATAGCAATAGCTTCATTGCAGAATTGCAGCCAAGATTGGAATGATGCTTCAAAATTCCATAACCAAATGTTGAAGCAACTACTTCAAAACCTTAACAGTGAAAGCAAGGGAAATGTTTTCCATCTTCTGGATACCTTTGCTGCTTTCATGTCTGTATTCAACAAACCAAACAATACAGGTCAGCTCAccttatt TCCATGCTGTAGGGGTATAAGCAGTAATTATTCATGTGGAGACATTGACAAAAGTGGAGCAAACAAGTATATAATATGCGAAAATCCAGAGTTATCAATATTTTGGGACAGGATACACCCTTCACAAAATGGTTGGCGTCAACTTTATTTGGCCTTGCTTTCTTCTCTCCATCAAATCTTCCCATAA